In the Pseudoliparis swirei isolate HS2019 ecotype Mariana Trench chromosome 19, NWPU_hadal_v1, whole genome shotgun sequence genome, one interval contains:
- the tgfb5 gene encoding transforming growth factor beta-2 proprotein, with amino-acid sequence MWLPRLALLLLRFSGVLLVEGFNTCHSINLDEQKSRRIEAVRGQILSKLRIRSPPGKDATPPPGSVPPEVMLLYNSTRELLKERARLAESACERESSEEDYYAKEVQRIDMLPPRSDTNALLPVTLDPHYRVVHFDVSGVDLTNSTLVKAEFRIFRAPNPQARASEQRVEIYQLLKPDEESISTQRYIDSRTVQPKEKGAWISVAVTETIKDWVSDPENNLGLQLGVHCLCCTFVPSTNNIVPNKSEELEALFAGVDDEHLRQMRKPGQFKGQADFSTKTPHLILTVLPSDRVDSPARKNRKKRAAATETTTCSRGSDQGCCLRSLYIDFRRDLNWKWIHEPKGYKANFCAGNCPYLWSANNHYNMILPLYNKLNPEASASPCCVPQDLEPLTIMYFIGRTPRVEQLSNMVVKSCKCR; translated from the exons ATGTGGCTCCCCCGGctcgcgctgctgctgctccggtTCTCCGGGGTTCTGCTGGTGGAGGGCTTCAACACGTGCCACTCCATCAACCTGGACGAGCAGAAGTCCCGGCGCATCGAGGCGGTCCGCGGACAGATCCTCAGCAAGCTCCGCATTCGCAGCCCGCCGGGCAAGGACGCGACCCCGCCGCCGGGCTCCGTGCCCCCGGAGGTCATGCTGCTCTACAACAGCACGCGCGAGCTGCTGAAGGAGCGCGCGCGCCTGGCGGAGTCCGCGTGCGAGCGCGAGAGCAGCGAAGAGGACTACTACGCCAAAGAGGTGCAGAGGATTGACATGCTGCCCCCCCGCAGCGACACAA atGCGCTGCTGCCTGTAACCCTCGACCCCCATTACCGAGTCGTCCACTTTGACGTCAGTGGCGTGGACCTGACCAACAGCACCCTGGTCAAGGCTGAGTTCAGGATCTTCAGAGCTCCCAACCCGCAGGCCCGGGCCTCCGAGCAGAGAGTGGAGATCTATCAG CTGCTGAAGCCAGATGAAGAGAGCATCTCCACTCAACGTTATATTGACTCCCGCACCGTCCAGCCGAAGGAGAAGGGAGCCTGGATCTCTGTGGCCGTTACCGAAACCATAAAGGACTGGGTGTCAGATCCAG AGAACAATCTCGGCCTCCAGCTGGGCGTCCACTGTCTCTGCTGCACCTTCGTCCCATCCACCAACAACATTGTTCCCAACAAGAGTGAGGAGCTGGAGGCTCTCTTTGCAG GTGTAGACGACGAGCATCTCCGTCAGATGAGGAAGCCCGGTCAGTTCAAAGGTCAGGCGGATTTCAGCACCAAGACGCCGCATCTCATCCTCACCGTCCTGCCCAGTGACAGAGTGGACAGCCCGGCCAGGAAGAACCGCAAGAAGAGGGCGGCGGCCACAGAAACCACGACCTGCTCCCG GGGCTCGGACCAGGGGTGCTGCCTGCGCTCGCTCTACATCGACTTCAGGCGGGACCTCAACTGGAAGTGGATCCATGAGCCCAAAGGTTACAAAGCCAACTTCTGTGCCGGCAACTGTCCTTACCTCTGGAGTGCCAACAACCACTATAACATG ATCCTGCCCCTGTACAACAAGCTGAACCCTGAGGCCTCCGCCTCGCCCTGCTGCGTTCCTCAGGACCTGGAGCCCCTCACCATTATGTACTTCATAGGCCGCACACCACGTGTTGAGCAACTCTCCAATATGGTCGTCAAGTCCTGCAAGTGCCGCTGA